CGGCGACCAGTTCGATCAGATCGCGCACGTCGACCCCGGCGGCTCCGAGGTGTTCACGCGCTGCAGGGCACGAGGTCACGGTGACATCCGCGGCCGCACGGAGCTGGGCAGACCGGCGCCCCGCGACCTCAGCCGCAGCCTCGGGCTCGAGGCGCGGGAACTCCATCCCTGCGCCGCTGCAGTGCGTGTCGGCGCCGGCCCCCTCGGGTTCGGCGACGTGGATCCCGAGGGTGCCGAGCAGGTGCCGGGGCGCCGCGGTGACCGACTCGGTGCGCGCGAGGACGCAGGGGTCGTGCCAGGTGACCTCGAGCCCGGTGCCCGTGTCGGGAGCGATGTCGACCCTTCCTCCGCTGACGACACCGGCGATGTAGGAGACAGCGTCCACGACGTCGCCACTGGCTGCGGCGCGGACGCTCGGCAGGCAGTGGGGATCGAGCACGACCGTGCGCGCCCCGTCGTGCGACCCCAGCGCGCGATCGAGCCGCGTCCGGCACGCGGTCGCCTCGTCGATCGCGCCGAGGTCGTCGAGGCGCGAGCCGCAGCAGCCTGGCGGCACGACGATGCGTAGGTCGTCGCCTGCTGCCGCAGTGATCCGCTCGAACGCGCTGACCGTCTCGACCCGGTCGCGGCACCCGGCCACGAGGACGACGGACGCCGTCTCCGGCCCAGCGGGTAGCTCGAGCGGGGGGTGCCCGTCGGGGGTCCGTCCCTCGCCGACGTGATCGATCGCGGCACGAGCCGCGTCGACGTCCGCGCCGACCGCGTGCACGGCTGCGCGGCCCGACCGGACCTGCGCCGGGACGTCCTGGTCCTCCCACGCGCACGCCGTGGCGCACGCGTGGCACCCGGTGCAGTGGTGCAGCGCCCGTCCGGTGCTGGTGTCGACCTCGGTGCGGCCAGTGGCGATGTCGGCAACCACGCGGTGCAGCGACCATGGCGTGGCCTCGTCGCGACCGGTCGCGCGGAGGACCGGGCAGGTGTGGCTGCACAGCTTGGGGCAGAAGCTGCCGTGTACCGCCAGGTCGGTCAGCTTGGTGTCGATCAGTGGTAGCGTCACACCGGACCTCCCAGTCCGAGCTTGCCGGGGTTGAGCAGGCCCTGCGGATCGAGCGCACGCTTCACCCGACCCAGCACCTCCCACCCCCCGCCACCGAGGTCCTGTGCGAGCCAGGGCGCACGCAGCAACCCGACCCCGTGGTGGTGCGTCGTCGTCCCCCCTGCTTCGAGAGTGGCCTGCATCCCCGCCTCCCACGCCGCGTCGTAGCGTGCGAGCGCACGATCCTCGTCACCGTCGTTCACGGCTCCGAGCGTGAAGTAGATCGACGAGCCCTCGGGGTACACGTGACTGAAGTGAGCCAACACGAGGTCGCAGTGCTGATCTAGGGCGGCCCTCACCGACTCGTACAGGGGAACGAGACGCGACCACACCGCGGCCACCTCCATCGTGTCGAGCATGAGCGCGTCACCGAAGGCACCGCCTGGCTTCACGTAGTCGGCGAAGCGGTAGGACACGTCGTGTCGGTGTGCGCGCCAGTTCTCTCCCGGCTCGGCTCCGAGGTCGTGGGCACCGTGATCGAGCATGATCCGCCGAGCGGTCTCGGCCACGAACCCCGCCACGGACTCGGTGCCCTCCGCTGCGACGATGCACAGGCAGCCCTGGCGGTCCGCGTCGAAGCGGGGGACCTCGAGGCCCTGGGATCCGAACACCAGCGCCGTGTCGGCCTCGTCGTAGAGGCGGTACACGTGTGGCCGCAGACCGG
The genomic region above belongs to Actinomycetota bacterium and contains:
- a CDS encoding (Fe-S)-binding protein codes for the protein MTLPLIDTKLTDLAVHGSFCPKLCSHTCPVLRATGRDEATPWSLHRVVADIATGRTEVDTSTGRALHHCTGCHACATACAWEDQDVPAQVRSGRAAVHAVGADVDAARAAIDHVGEGRTPDGHPPLELPAGPETASVVLVAGCRDRVETVSAFERITAAAGDDLRIVVPPGCCGSRLDDLGAIDEATACRTRLDRALGSHDGARTVVLDPHCLPSVRAAASGDVVDAVSYIAGVVSGGRVDIAPDTGTGLEVTWHDPCVLARTESVTAAPRHLLGTLGIHVAEPEGAGADTHCSGAGMEFPRLEPEAAAEVAGRRSAQLRAAADVTVTSCPAAREHLGAAGVDVRDLIELVADRIGKVT